From Salinicola endophyticus:
GCCGAGCTGGGCCGCTTCGAGCACCCGTGGGGCGTAGTAGATGATGAAGTTGATGCCCGAGAGCTGATTGAAGAAAGCAATCAGGAACGCCAGCAGGATCGGCAGGCGATAGCGCCCGGAGAAGAACGCCGGCCGTGCCTGCTGACCGTCGCTGTCGTCGGCGGCGCGAATGGCGGCGACCTGGGCGTCGACGTCGGCCTGCGGGTCGAGCTGACGCAGTACCGCGGCGGCCCCCTGAGGGTCGTTGCGGTGCAGGATCAGCCAGCGCGGGCTACGCGGAATGCGCAGCACCATCAGGGTATAGATCAGCGCCGGGAGTGCCTCGACGCCGAGCATCCAGCGCCACGCCTGGCCGTCGACCAGCGCGCCGATCACATAGTTGGAAACGAACGCCATCAGGATGCCGAACACCACGTTGAACTGATAGAGCCCCACCAGCAGGCCACGGCGCTCGCTCGGCGCGATCTCGGAAATATAGGTGGGGGCCGCCACCGAGGAGACGCCGACGCCGATACCGCCGATCAGGCGGAAGAACGAGAACCAGTAAGGGTCGCTGGCCAGCGCCGAGCCCACCGCCGAGACCATATAGAGCCCGCCGATCAGCAGCAGGGTGGCGCGCCGGCCCAGGCGGTCAGTGGGGTAGTTGCCCCAGATGGCGCCGATCACCGTGCCCCACAGCGCCATCGACATCACCAGCAGGCCGTGCTGCAGGTCGCTCAGCCCCCACAGCGCCTGGATGGGCTTGTCGGCGCCGGAGATGACCGCGGTATCGAAGCCGAATAGAAACCCGGCCAGGGCTACCGTGATCGACCACTGGACGATACGCGACATGGAACTCCTCCTTCTCCGGGTCGAGCGACGCGGTATGCATGAGATGAATCGATTCAGCTTGCGCATTACAGCAAGGGATCGACGCAGATGCGAGCGTTCGTCGGTAGACTTTCGTCGCGCTTCGGTAAACGGAGGGGGCGCGTGTCGGGCGCCGATGGCCGGTGCTGACGCCGGGTGCCCGCCAAGGTTGACACTCCGGGAGCGCTGGGAGAATCTAGGCGACTCCTGATTGCGGGCGCAGCCATTGTCGGGCGACCCCTGGCCGCTGCGTGAAGGGTAGGTTCTGCGTGACCTCTACCCGCCTGTCGAAGGAACTCTTTCTCAGGAAAGAGGGGAACGGGCCACCCGCTCGTCCCCGCCAACCCCACACGGCGATCTGCCGTGCCGGGAGCCGCGTCGACCTGCCGGTCGTGACGGTTCCCATGAGTGCGGGTCCCCACCCAGGGCCCATAGCCAGGATTATGGCATCAGGCGCCGACGGCATGTCGGTAGCGGCGTACCGCCGCATTAACGCTACGCGATCGCGGAAATCGCGCAGTGGCACTCGAACCTCCAGGGGAGACTCACCAGTGGAATTACTTTCCGGCGCCGATATGATCGCCCGCTTCCTGAAAGACGAAGGGGTGGAGCATATCTACGGCTACCCGGGCGGTGCGGCATTGCACATCTACGATGCCCTCTTTCGCCAGGATAGCGTCAAGCACATTCTCGTTCGCCACGAACAGGCCGCGACCCACGCCGCCGACGGCTATGCCCGTGCCACCGGCAAGCCCGGCGTGGTGCTGGTCACCTCCGGCCCCGGCGCCACCAATGCCGTCACCGGCATCGCCACCGCCTACATGGACTCGATTCCCATGGTGGTGCTGTGCGGCCAGGTGATGAGCCACCTGATCGGCGAGGACGCCTTCCAGGAGACCGATATCGTCGGCGTGACGCGCCCGGTGGTGAAGCACAGCTTCTCGATCAAGCACCCGAGCGAGATCCCCGAGGTGCTGAAGAAGGCGTTCTACCTCGCCGCCACCGGACGCCCCGGCCCGGTGCTGGTGGACATTCCCAAGGACATGACGGCGCCCACCGAGCGCTACGAGTACGTCTATCCGAAGAAGGTCAAGATCCGCTCCTACAATCCGGTCACGCGCGGGCATACCGGCCAGATCAAGAAAGCGGTCGACATGATGCTCAAGGCGCGGCGACCGGTGTTCTATACCGGCGGTGGCATCATCACCGGGCGCGCCTCCGAAGCGCTGACCGATCTGGTGCAGCGTCTGGGCTTTCCGATCACCACCACGCTGATGGGGATCGGCGGCTTCCCCCAGGGTGATCGCTGCTCCCTCGGCTGGCTCGGCATGCATGGCAGCTATGAAGCCAACATGGCGATGCACCACGCCGATCTGATCATCGCCATCGGCGCGCGCTTCGATGACCGCGTCACCAACAACACCTCGAAGTTCTGCCCCACCGCCAAGATCGTGCATGTCGATATCGACCCCAGCTCGATCTCCAAGACGGTGCGCGCGGACGTGCCCATCGTCGGTGCCGCAGGCAGCGTGATCGACGAGATGATCAGCCTGCTGCAGGACCGCGAGCCGGCCAGCCCCGATGCGCTTACCGAGTGGTGGAAAACCATCGACGGCTGGCGCGCCGAGCGCGAAGGCAAGCTCTACGAGCCGTCGAAGCCGGGCGAGGCGCTCAAGCCGCAGGAGGTGATCGAGGCGGTCTACCGCGCCACCCGCGGCGAAGCCTTCGTCACCACCGACGTGGGGCAGCACCAGATGTTCGCGGCCCAGTATTACAAGTTCGCCAAGCCCAACCGGTTCATCACCTCCGGTGGCCTCGGCACCATGGGCTTCGGCTTCCCGGCGGCGATGGGCGTCAAGCTCAATTTCCCGCAGGACGACGTGGTCTGCTTCACCGGTGAAGGCAGCTTCCAGATGATGATGCAGGAGCTGTCGACGTGTAAGCAGTTCGATGTCGGGGTCAAGATCGTCAACCTCAACAACCAGTCGCTGGGCATGGTGCGCCAGTGGCAGGATCTCAACTACAAGTCTCGCCACGCCCACTCCTACATGGAGTCGCTGCCGGACTTCGCCAAGTTGATCGAGGCCTACGGCTTCACCGCGATCAAGGTGACGACCTTCGATGAGCTGGAGCCGGCGCTGGAGCGTGCCTTCGCCGACACCAATGAGCTCGTGTTCCTCGATATCTACGTCGATCCTTTCGAACACGTCTATCCGATGCAGGTGCCGCTGGGCTCCATGCGTGACATGTTGCTGTCGAAGACGGAGCGGACCTGATGCGCCATATCATCTCGATTCTGCTGGAAAACGAACCCGGCGCCCTGTCCCGCGTGGTGGGGCTGTTCTCCCAGCGCAACTTCAACATCGAAACGCTGAACGTGGCGCCGACGGAAGATCCCTCGCTGTCGCGGCTGACCGTCACCACGGTGGGCGACGACCGGGTGATCGAGCAGATCACCAAGCACCTCAACAAGCTGATCGACGTGGTCAAGCTGGTCGACCTGACCGAGGGCAACCATATCGAGCGCGAGCTGATGCTGGTCAAGGTCAAGGCGCTGGGCGCCAGCCGTGACGAGGTCAAGCGCACCGCGGACATCTTCCGGGCGCAGATCGTGGACGTGACGCCGAGCGTCTATACCGTGCAGATCACCGGGGATGCCGGCAAGCTCGACGCCTTCGTCCAGGCGATGGCGCCGATCGGCATTCTTGAAGTGGCGCGGACCGGGGTTTCCGGTATCGCTCGCGGCGACAAGCTGCTGTCGCTGTAGCCACGTCGACGGCAACGGTATGACGCCCGGCGGAAGCGATTCCGCCGGGCGTTTTTCATTTTTTCATGGTGGCGTGGCTCGCGGGGCGCGCCGGAGTGGCACGGTAGAACGTGGTTCAGCCCGGCAATTGCGTCCAGAGCGCTTCGATCAGGGCGCTCTTGAGGCGGCGCTTGAGCACGCACAGGCCAACGTCGTAGTGGGGCAGCTCGGGCTTGACCGGCAGAATGGCGATACGGTCGAGCAGCGGGCTGTTGTCGAGCACGATGCGCGGCACGATGCCCACGCCGAAGCCGAGCCCGACCATGCTGACGATCGCTTCGTTGCCGGCGACCTGGGCGTAGATGCGCGGGCGTACCCCGAGGGCGCGGAACCAGGTGTCGGCATGATCGCGGGAGAGCCCCGACTCCGACAGGATCATCGGCACGTCGCGCCACTGGGCAGGCGTTGGCACCTCCGGTGTCGCCGGCAGCCAGGCGGCGCCGTCACGCGGGGCGATGAACACCAGCGGCGACGTCGCCAGCGGCTTGAACGCCACCGCGTCCGGCAGGCTGCGCGGGCGCGCGGTGATCGCCATCTCCTCCTGCTCGGCCTGGACCCGGGCAATCGCATCCGCCGGGTCGCCGGTGTGCAACTTGATCTCGATGCGCGGATGGCGCTGACGGAATTCGCTCAGCAGGCGGTAAAGGAAGCTGTAGCTGGCGGTGACCGAACAGTAGATGCTGAGCTCGCCGGCAAGCTCCCGAGTCTCTGCCATCAGCTCGCGCTGCAGCGTCTGCCACTGCTCCAGCGTCTCCCGCGCATAGGTGTGGAAAAGCTGCCCCTCACGGGTCAGCTCGACATGGCGATTGTCGCGCTCGAACAGGGTCACGCCCAGGCTCTCCTCGAGCTGGCGCAGAGAGCGGCTCAGGGTCGAGGGGCTGACATGGCAGGCGTCGCTGGCGCGGCCGAAGTGGAGATGGTCGGCCAGGGCCAGAAAGTGGGTGAGCGGGCGATAGTCCATGGAGCGTGCTCGTTGCTGAATGTGAAATGTCGCATTGCAAATATAGCGTTTTACGCAACGAGACGCTTGCCTTATCGTGGCTGCACGGTTCGACGATCACCGCCCGCTCCGGCGGCCGGCGCGATCGCTACGCCGCCCCGACACTTTTCAGACTGCTCGCATCGATATCGGAGTTTGCCATGCACGTGTATTACGACAAGGACTGTGACCTCGCGCTGATCCAATCCAAGCAGGTCACCATCGTGGGTTATGGCTCCCAGGGCCACGCCCACGCCAATAACCTCAAGGAGTCCGGTGTCGACGTGA
This genomic window contains:
- the ilvY gene encoding HTH-type transcriptional activator IlvY codes for the protein MDYRPLTHFLALADHLHFGRASDACHVSPSTLSRSLRQLEESLGVTLFERDNRHVELTREGQLFHTYARETLEQWQTLQRELMAETRELAGELSIYCSVTASYSFLYRLLSEFRQRHPRIEIKLHTGDPADAIARVQAEQEEMAITARPRSLPDAVAFKPLATSPLVFIAPRDGAAWLPATPEVPTPAQWRDVPMILSESGLSRDHADTWFRALGVRPRIYAQVAGNEAIVSMVGLGFGVGIVPRIVLDNSPLLDRIAILPVKPELPHYDVGLCVLKRRLKSALIEALWTQLPG
- a CDS encoding acetolactate synthase 3 large subunit; the protein is MELLSGADMIARFLKDEGVEHIYGYPGGAALHIYDALFRQDSVKHILVRHEQAATHAADGYARATGKPGVVLVTSGPGATNAVTGIATAYMDSIPMVVLCGQVMSHLIGEDAFQETDIVGVTRPVVKHSFSIKHPSEIPEVLKKAFYLAATGRPGPVLVDIPKDMTAPTERYEYVYPKKVKIRSYNPVTRGHTGQIKKAVDMMLKARRPVFYTGGGIITGRASEALTDLVQRLGFPITTTLMGIGGFPQGDRCSLGWLGMHGSYEANMAMHHADLIIAIGARFDDRVTNNTSKFCPTAKIVHVDIDPSSISKTVRADVPIVGAAGSVIDEMISLLQDREPASPDALTEWWKTIDGWRAEREGKLYEPSKPGEALKPQEVIEAVYRATRGEAFVTTDVGQHQMFAAQYYKFAKPNRFITSGGLGTMGFGFPAAMGVKLNFPQDDVVCFTGEGSFQMMMQELSTCKQFDVGVKIVNLNNQSLGMVRQWQDLNYKSRHAHSYMESLPDFAKLIEAYGFTAIKVTTFDELEPALERAFADTNELVFLDIYVDPFEHVYPMQVPLGSMRDMLLSKTERT
- a CDS encoding sugar porter family MFS transporter, translating into MSRIVQWSITVALAGFLFGFDTAVISGADKPIQALWGLSDLQHGLLVMSMALWGTVIGAIWGNYPTDRLGRRATLLLIGGLYMVSAVGSALASDPYWFSFFRLIGGIGVGVSSVAAPTYISEIAPSERRGLLVGLYQFNVVFGILMAFVSNYVIGALVDGQAWRWMLGVEALPALIYTLMVLRIPRSPRWLILHRNDPQGAAAVLRQLDPQADVDAQVAAIRAADDSDGQQARPAFFSGRYRLPILLAFLIAFFNQLSGINFIIYYAPRVLEAAQLGSSAALLSTVGIGVINLLFTMLGMALIDRLGRRTLLYIGSVGYIVSLVLISRAFFSNDLGGLDVPLLLCLFIAAHAISQGAIIWVFIAEIFPNQVRARGQSFGSSVHWICAACIALVMPTVLGHFNGGPVFAFFAVMMVLQVLFVMFLMPETKGVSLEALQRRLVRGASDPTAPRRQPARA
- the ilvN gene encoding acetolactate synthase small subunit gives rise to the protein MRHIISILLENEPGALSRVVGLFSQRNFNIETLNVAPTEDPSLSRLTVTTVGDDRVIEQITKHLNKLIDVVKLVDLTEGNHIERELMLVKVKALGASRDEVKRTADIFRAQIVDVTPSVYTVQITGDAGKLDAFVQAMAPIGILEVARTGVSGIARGDKLLSL